In Nitrospira sp., the genomic window CATATAGAAAATACCGCTTGCCTGTAACCTCGCAGTCACGGACAGCAAAACATCGAGTTCATCACTCACAGATACGTCTCACTCTGTTTGCCAATCGAAATTGTCTTGATGTGGAGCTTACCCGTTTCCCTCCCATAAATCATGTTCTTCACTGGCGTGGCTCCTTCCGTCACCACCTACTCGGCAATAGACTGCATGGCTGATGCCGACTTCGTCTTCCCGACGTCGAGTAGGATGGCCACGAGCATGTCGCTCATGACGTTCACGCCGGAACGGGCGCGGGCGATGATCCAATCCACAGTCATGATGAGGGGAATGGCGGCGAGGATGACCTGATCCGGCAAACCGGCGGCGGCTAAGACTAGCGGCAAGACGATCAACCCCGCTTCCGGTATGCCGGCGACCCCGGCCCCGGCGATGATGGAGGCGAGGACAATCAAGACCTGTTTCGCCATCGGGAGATCATAGCCCAGCGCTTGCGCGAGAAAAAGCGCGGCCATCGCTTCGTACAATGTGATGCCGTCGTTATTGAGATTAGTCCCGACACAGGCCGCGAGACGCGCCGATTGCGCTGAGACCTGCATCCGTTCGAGACAGCGGAGGGTGACGGGCACGGTGGCCAGGCTGCTGTTACACGAGACAGCCGTCATGATGGCATCGGCCCCCTGCCCCAGATACTTCTTCGGTGACTTCTTTCCCACCAGCCAGGCGACGAGCGGATAGTAGAGAAGGGAATGGATCGCAAGGCCGGCGAGCATGGCCACGAGAAAGATCCAGAGGACGGAGAAGACGCCCACGCCGGACTTGCCGACGACATGTGCGACGACGCCGAAGACGGCCAGTGGGACAGCCAGGATAATCCATTCAAGGATCTGCACGAGCCAACCATAGATCCGTTCGATGCCCCGTGCGACCACGGCAACAAATCCACCCGTCTGGTCTGACTGGCCATGCAGGTATCGCAGAGTGCCGCCAAGGAGCAGGGCGAGGAGCACGACGCCGATGATGTTGTTACTCGAAAAGGGGTTCGTGAGGGTGCGGGGAATATAGGACGCCAGATACTGGATCGGGCTTTGCGATCCGGCTTGCACGTTGGCCAGCGCCGACGACGAGAGTGTGGAGCCAGGCACGAGGTGGAGCAGCTCATCCACGTGCCCCAGCCAGGCCAAGCCCGGTTGCCAGAGATTCATGATGGCCAGGCCGATGGCCATGGCGACGGAGACGTTTACGAGACAGATGACCAGCAGCTTGGTCCCCTGGCTCAGGGGGATACTGGTGCGAAGAAGGGCGTCGAGGATCGCAAAAAAGATAAGGGGGATGGCCAGTGTCTTGAGCATCCAGACCACCCAGAGCCCAAGTTGCCCCAGCTGCTCGTTACGCAGGCCACCCAGATAGGGCTCTTGGCCAAAGACCACACCAAGCGTTGTGCCACAGATCACGGCGACAAGCACCTGCGCATAGAGGGGAAACGGATGACGTTGGGAGGTTTCGTGCGTCGTCATAGTGGGGACCGCGGCAGCTTACTCGGTTTCGTTCAAAGAAACCATGTCCGCCCTCATCTCCCTGACTGATTTCGTCCAGTTGCATCTCTATTTTGGGAGGCGTAGGTTCGTAGGCTCATCACGTCTCGGGTGTATCTGAAACGGAGGATTCCATGAATCGGTTTCGACTGATTGCTTCGACTGTAGCGCTGTTGCTTTCGATGCCATCGATGACATCGATGGCATCAGCGGAACTTTTGGCGCTGCTCAACTATGAAAGTAAGCCAGGTCAAACGGTCAGGCGGGAAGGCATTGCAATCATGGAGATCGATCCAAAGTCGGTAGACTTCGGAAAGATTCTCATGGATATTCCCCTACCCGCCGACCTTGTCGCTCACCATATTTTCTTCAATCGCGATCACACGAAGGCCTATATCACGTCCTTGGGAAAAAGTGAGCTGTACGTAATCGATCTCACACGCTTCCCCTACCGGCTGCGTACCATTGCTGTGCCAGACTGTCAGGTCGGGGAAGATCTGGTCGTCTCCGAAGATAACAAGACTTGGTATCTCACCTGCATGGGTTCGAGTACCGTCATCATGGGCGACGCCGTCCAGGATCGCCCGATCAAGACCGTGCGGGGATCGGACCCGACCGCGCAGATTCTCTATCCGCACGGGATTGCCATCCATAATGGGATCGATCGCGTGTTGGTCACCAGCACGGTCAAGCCCGACATGTCGGAGATGGGAGAGTCCGTCACGGTTCTGGAGGCGAGCACCGGCAAGGTCTTGTCCACGCACAAGGTGTCCCTAAAGCCTTCTCCCTCGAAATCCGCTCCCGTGGAAGTCATGTTTGCCCCGAATACGAATCCCCCAGTGGTCCATATCACGAATATGATGGAAGGGACTCTGTGGGCCGGCCTGTGGGATCCCAGCAGCAAATCGTTTTCGTTTACACAGGTCGATGATTTTGGACCGCGCCAACAAGGAGTCCCACTCGAGATGTTGTATAACGCGAGGGGCGACCGACTCTACATCACCACCGCCAAACCAGGCTTCGTCAATCTCTACGATAACAGCAATCCGCGTCAGCCGAAGTTTCTCAAAGCCCTTCCCGCAGCGGAAGGCGCCCATCACACGGTGTTGTCGCCGGATGAACGGTACCTGTTCGTTCAGAACAGCTTGCTCAACCTGGAGGGCATGAGCGACGGGTCCATCACGGTCATCGATTTGCAAGAAGACAAGGTGCTGGGGAGCATTGATACCCTGAAGGCCGCTGGGTTCAACCCCAACTGCATCATGCTGTTACCCAACAATTTTCAAAAGGGCGGGATACGTGGGAGCATGCAGTAACCGCACTGTCAGCAAGGTCGTTCTGTTGTCAGCGATTCCTGCCTGAGAGAACGGAGCAGGTTGCTAGGTGGGGATGTCGCGTGTGCCGTCGTAGGACGTGCGGGATTGGAATGACACTTTGACGACGTCGCCGTCGCGCACAGGTGAATCGTCCGACCCGATCTTCTTGTTGATGGTGATGAGCGCTTCTCGGTTCTTGATATAGTGCAGCAATGGGCCCAGTTGTATGGGGTGTGCTTCTATCAGTTGTTTCACGGTCGTTGGACCTATCACCTGGACCTCCAACTCACTCTCTTCGACCACCGCACGGAGGG contains:
- a CDS encoding dicarboxylate/amino acid:cation symporter; protein product: MTTHETSQRHPFPLYAQVLVAVICGTTLGVVFGQEPYLGGLRNEQLGQLGLWVVWMLKTLAIPLIFFAILDALLRTSIPLSQGTKLLVICLVNVSVAMAIGLAIMNLWQPGLAWLGHVDELLHLVPGSTLSSSALANVQAGSQSPIQYLASYIPRTLTNPFSSNNIIGVVLLALLLGGTLRYLHGQSDQTGGFVAVVARGIERIYGWLVQILEWIILAVPLAVFGVVAHVVGKSGVGVFSVLWIFLVAMLAGLAIHSLLYYPLVAWLVGKKSPKKYLGQGADAIMTAVSCNSSLATVPVTLRCLERMQVSAQSARLAACVGTNLNNDGITLYEAMAALFLAQALGYDLPMAKQVLIVLASIIAGAGVAGIPEAGLIVLPLVLAAAGLPDQVILAAIPLIMTVDWIIARARSGVNVMSDMLVAILLDVGKTKSASAMQSIAE
- a CDS encoding YncE family protein, which codes for MPSMTSMASAELLALLNYESKPGQTVRREGIAIMEIDPKSVDFGKILMDIPLPADLVAHHIFFNRDHTKAYITSLGKSELYVIDLTRFPYRLRTIAVPDCQVGEDLVVSEDNKTWYLTCMGSSTVIMGDAVQDRPIKTVRGSDPTAQILYPHGIAIHNGIDRVLVTSTVKPDMSEMGESVTVLEASTGKVLSTHKVSLKPSPSKSAPVEVMFAPNTNPPVVHITNMMEGTLWAGLWDPSSKSFSFTQVDDFGPRQQGVPLEMLYNARGDRLYITTAKPGFVNLYDNSNPRQPKFLKALPAAEGAHHTVLSPDERYLFVQNSLLNLEGMSDGSITVIDLQEDKVLGSIDTLKAAGFNPNCIMLLPNNFQKGGIRGSMQ
- a CDS encoding MoaD/ThiS family protein translates to MDDRTGESLMVSVQIFGQTLRAVVEESELEVQVIGPTTVKQLIEAHPIQLGPLLHYIKNREALITINKKIGSDDSPVRDGDVVKVSFQSRTSYDGTRDIPT